A stretch of DNA from Vanacampus margaritifer isolate UIUO_Vmar chromosome 1, RoL_Vmar_1.0, whole genome shotgun sequence:
GAGGATTGTGACCTGCTTCTGCTGGTTGGGACTAACCCACGCTATGAAGCCCCGTTGTTCAACGCCAGAATCCGCAAGAGGTAAAACCACATTAGCTGCTAGCACATTCAACTTTAACATACAACTTTAGTTAAACCTACACAGTTTAATTATATTGGATCCTAATTTCTGCCCTTTCAAAGGTAAGTGGATTGTGTTTGTAATAATGATTTCTGAATTCCCTCCCAAGGATGTCCACTTCTATGTCTtgctgtgactcttccagtctctgtAGCTCTTTTACAACttgctgatatatatatatatatatatatattttttttattattatttatttatatatatatatatattttatttttatttttatttatatatatatatatatatatatatatatatatatatatatattttttttttaatatatatatatatgtacttgtactgtatataaatacatatatatacattcatatactTTTTTGTGCTACTGGCTGTTTCCATGTTAAGGCATATTTTGAAAGTCCAGCATAGACAgcaacaaatgattaaaaatatcaCTCACCCTTAGCTACACATCAAGCCTGGTCATGTGCCATATTCCGAAAAGTGTTTACGATATAATGGCACAATGTCATAAAGTGTCTTGGTGATGAATTATATTTAGCATGCAGTTGTCTGCGTAATAATCTGGCGGCGAAGGCTCACTTTGCATCAATACGCTTGTTCTATTTCCATGGTCCTGCTCCCGCTAGTATGAATCTATTGAGGCTAGGGGCAATCGGATTGGCTAAAGCTAGTGACATGAGGCTAACCTAAACTTATGCTGTCAAGacacaacattttatttctgagttgttttagtGATAAAAGTCTCTTGGTCTGAAACCGAACAATGCTTTTCTGGGCCGTTTTTGGCAACCGTGACTTTGCAATTCGGACTGGCTCAGTCGGGCCAGCATCTGAAATTGAGTATGACTCGAAACAGTGGCGTATGTCGAACCCCAAACCTCTTATTTGAAGCCTCACGATGGCGAGGGACTGTTTATCAATTAAAATATGTCGTTTTGGTCTCACAATGTCAATGTGTAGCATGATAAGAGTTAATTGATTCATGGATAAAACACACATGAATCTTGCCATTCAGCCCCTTGATAGAGAACAGCATGTTcagagaaggtcaaattaagttcccCTGTATAGGTTATGATGGACTAACATTTCACCCCATAGCCCAATATCACTAACTTTTTCCAAATAGTGCAGGTCAACACTAGGTGACTGTTTTCACATGTCTCTGCCATGCTTTATTGTCTCTGTTTAATCCAGCTGGCTTCATAATGAGCTGCGTGTTGCCCTGGTTGGTCACAATATCGACCTGAGTTACACTTATGACCATCTCGGAGAGGAGACATCTGTGCTGAAAGAGCTGGCTAATGGAACACATCCCTTCTGCCAGGTAACAATCGTAATCAGTTGAGGGGTCGCAAACGTCACCAAGCTGTATACATTGCTCACTGGTTACTTTCTTCGCCTACAGGTCCTTGCGGCTGCAAAGCGTCCGGTTGTTGTAGTAGGCAGTAGCGCTCTACAGAGAGAGGATGGTGCTGCCATTTTGAGCTCTGTGTCCACCATCGCTCAGAATGCCAGAACCAGTAGCGGAGTGGAGGAAGGGTGGAAAGTTCTTAATGTGCTGCACAGGTACAAAAGGCAGATGACGCACAGCTATGGCAACGATTGAATTGAGTGTCAAATTTGAGCTTCTCTGGGTTTGAGCAGAGTGGCCAGTCAAGTAGCTGCTTTGGACCTGGGCTACAAGGCAGGCGTGGATGCCATCAGGATGAACCCACCTAAAGTCTTGTTCTTGTTGGGAGCTGATGGTGCTTGTATCACCCGAGCTGACCTTCCTAAAGACAGTGTCATCATCTACCAAGGTAAATCCACGCTCACCATACCAACACATCACTAAGTAAGGCCAGAGTACACTCGAATCCCTTTTAAATTCATCCAGGTCATCATGGTGATGTCGGCGCAACAATGGCGGACATAATCCTCCCCGGTGCTGCgtacacagaaaaaaatgccacaTATGTCAACACAGAGGGGAGGAGCCAACAAACCCGGGTAGCCGTGACGGCGCCGGGAATGGCCCGAGAGGACTGGAAGATCATCAGAGCTGTGGCGGAGGTGAGCATGAGGATGCGCAATATTGAATTCAAGCAAACGTTCACAGCCACTCAAAGAGATGCGCTTGTGTGCCCGCAGCTGGCAGGTGTGACGCTGCCCTACGACTCGCTGGATGAGGTTCGATCCAGGCTTGCCGAGGTGTCTCCAAACCTGGTGCGGTATGATGACGTGGAAGAGGCAAACTATTTCAAGCAAGCAAACGAACTCGCTACGGTAAACATGCTTGTATTGCTTTTTATCGTATCTTCGATTTGCTTTTCTGAGCCCTTTTCAGTCATCAGTATGACATGAACAAAATTGGACACATCGGATTTACACACATGAAAATGCAAAACTTCAGAGCACAGGGATGCATGAATGGGCATCCAATTACATTTTAACcaattgtatttcatttcatcCATTTATGTGATCTGGATAAGGGTAGGCGCCATTTTTCTTTGGTACTCGAGTCAGTAGTATAACACCATTGGTACTGTTCTACTCTCGCAATCATATTGGCACCTGCTGTGTTTCCAATTCTCTTTTAGCCAATAAGTATCCTGctaacaaacaaacccaaatgGAAAGCTCTATGAATTGTTTTCACATTGAGTATTATAGTTTATCATTGCTGCAATTCTAAAATATGCACACCTACACTTAAACCTTTCTTCATCAGGGAGTGAAGCAGGACTTAATTGCGACTCCTCTGATACCGCCTCAACTTTCAGTAAAGGACTTCTACATGACAGGTATGTGTAATACTCACATTTGGAAAGGCTAAAGCAGAATCCTGCGGCCcaagttcatttttttcctgttctccACCTTTTTGTTCAGACTCCATCAGCAGAGCCTCGCAGACAATGGCCAAGTGTGTAAAAGCCAGCACAGAGGGCGCTGCTGCTGTCGACGAGCCCTCCATTTGTTAAACACTAATACGCATGCATCCATACACTCTTCGGGTTATTGAAACAATCCACACTTCTCTAAACTCAGTCTTGCagcatttaatttaaatgtgtCCTTGTTGTTTTAGCCACCTTAATTGTTTTCACTCCTGAGAACAAGCTTTGTTTGGGTAGGGCttgaaaaatgtacaaaatgaataaaatattatccAGACTATTGTATGAgtgatttatttaattgaaatgtgttaaatttacaaattactttttcatataccagtgacaaaaaaaaaaaataagagtacAAAACAATTAATTTCTTAATACGCTTgaatatatagaaaaaaagtaGTTAAACAAGAGACCTGCACATGTCTATAAATGATGGTTTGTATTTAAAGCCCAGTGAAAAGTTTATGTGAATGTCAGCAAGCAGATTGGGAAGCTGCTTTTTGTGCACCTGTCGTCCGCCCAGCTGGCTCATGTCCCAGGGATACAGTCTCCTTTCAGCAAGCAACAGCAGCAGAAGACGGCAGGACCTTTTGTGTTTTCCTTCTAACTACTTttgctattttctttttaaggTCGGTGGCAAGTCCAAATTGTATGGTCTTTCATTTCTACTTGTGTTAATGATTTCTGATCTTTACATGGGGACAGCCACCAAGCGAAAGGAAATGGTTAAGCTCCTCATCCTGGGAACTCCCAACACAGGAAAGACAggtagagaaaaaaattgttcaacctGTTGCCTTGTCGCACATCAAAAACTTTACATTGTGGGAAAATATGCTTtgtatgaatattttttggcTACACTCATAATTAAGCCAACCAAGGAAGAGCactttttatactgtattaatTCTGTACAACAGTGTGCTCTGCCTGTTTTATTTCTACAGCCTTGTGCGTCCGTTTCCTGACCAAGCGGTTTATTGGTGAATATGACCACAAGAAGGGTAAgaagcatataaaaaaataaaataaacatttccttTCATTGTCTATTGTGTTCCACAATAGAGGTGACCTACAGATGCTGCCGGCTGGTGGACCAGGAAGCTGTTGACCTTGAAATCTTGGATACAGCTTCTAAGGTACAATATCACGCAGAAACCTGTTCCAAAACCTTCACAACTGTGGTGTATTGTTACTAATGTGACCGCTAGAGCTACAGCCTCTAATTAAACAGCACTACACAAGACCTGTTAACCCACACTATAGTCAAGCCAACACAAGGTAAAGAAATAACAACTTGTGGTTAAGTatggttttattattaatttttcagTCAACACAAGAACAAGCTTAAGAATTGATCAAattcatgtgattttttttattttttataaataaataaaaatctgtgttTTGTTGAACTTTAATTGGTGTACTGTGTACTCTTTTTAGAAACAGAACAGCatttaatgaagaaaaaatacacTTGTTTACTGCGCACAGTTAAAACGTTTACAATTAATGGCCCACATTTGCAGAAACGTTTTGTAGTTATAGTATGCAATAGAAAATGTTGATTCTGAAAGGAAAATCATTTGTCTGGAGCTTTCAAGTATACTAGTGGCGTTGTGTGTGACAGGAGAGCTGTGCGCTTTCACTGGAGGCATCCATCCGCTGGGCTGATGGCTTCCTGTTGCTCTATTCCATCACACACCGCCAAAGTTTCCTGGAGGTCTCACGACTCAAAGGACTCATTGACCAAACCAAACAGAGTCTGGGTAAGAAAGGAGTTGACTCGCAACTAGGAGAAACCTCACATGTATTTGGCAGCATTGTGGTTGCATCACCACTAACAATAATACATCAAGTCTACTGATTAACTCTGCACTGTGTGATCTGCACAGGGACAGTGTGTTTGCTATGCTAACTCTCTGGGTAACCCTACATGAAGCCTGCCTATTGTCACCTTGacacatgcgcacacgcacTAAATACTGGCCATGCTGTGAAGATAAAAGTCTTTACACAGCCACATGTGACATTAGTAACATTACTCATTAAATTCTCTAACAAAGATTTATAAGTCTCCATCCGGGAAGTAACTGCTTGTGTGACTCAGTTGTCCCAACAGTGTTGGTAGCCAATAAAGCAGACTTGGAAATTGGCAGGGAGGTGACAACAGAGGAAGGACAGAGACTGGCCCTTGATTTAAGGTTTGTATGTACAGTAGATACGGTATGTGTATGTGGATCACACAAGTGTAGCACAAGAGtaatgacgtgtgtgtgtgtgcgtgtgtgtgtgtgcgtgtgtgtgtgcgtgtgtgtgtgcgtgtgtgtgtgcgtgtgtgtgtgtgagaaggtGTAGTTTCAGGGAGCTGTCAGTGGCTGACACTGTGTTAGCTGTGGAAGCAACAGTGTTTCAGCTCATCAGGTTGGTTTAAGTCATGTTAACAACAGCCTTTGTCACACACTTCTCAACCAAACGCATACGGATGTCAACAAAATGGTTGGTTCTCTTACTTGAAAGAAAGAATACTTTCAatggtcattatttcaaatcaTTTGAAGCAGATTAAAGTAGGCCTACAGTGATCCCCGCTCTATCGCATGGTCACTTTCAGATCACCCCCCATAATAATTGAAATCTGCGATTATATagatactaggggtgggaacaataatcttttttttaatgcatcaaTCGTCGTATTGAAAAGATTTTTATAAAATTCAGACATATTAAAAATCAATGTTTAGATAAAAAACTAAAAGCCACTGTTTGCTGCATATTGCACTTTCAAGTATTAAACTACAGGTTACGCTAAATCAGATtgataaatgtaaatatgtttttgtaaatgtattcTTATAGGAGAAGTTAGACATTTGTTACAGCAAATGCTGCCTTTGACACTTTTTGACGTTTGTGTTGACACACTATTGCAAACCAGGTTGCAATGCCACTTAAATATAAGTCAAAGTGTGAAAAATAAATCCTTGTTCTTCCTTGGgctttgcaattattttgaaaaggtaCCAGTGTTTTACATGGGCTATAAAATATAAACCAATGTAAAGATGCATcggaatcaaattgaatcgtgtgccactgaatcaaatcgaataGTGAGATACCCACCACTATAATAAATATCCTATTTAAATACTCTCTAGGCACGTTTTATACTGTAGCAAGTGTAGCATTTATGACACTTAaactttttaatgacttttaaaacatttttaaaataatacaaacgcaAGAGCAATATATAACACAACTCATTCAGTGAGTTGTAATAGTGTGCAGATCCATCAAtatgtttacagtaaacaaatcctGTATTTTCCTAACACACTTAGCATCTTAAAAAATAGGCTACATCAATAGTCATGACCAGAGAGGTACattactatggaggaccaaaactgtaaaaaaatataattaaaaaatgaaatcccaaaaaataaatattaatggaaataaacacacacacacacacacacacacacacacacatatatatatatatatatatatatatatatatatatatatatatatatatataatcaaatgtatttatttcatgctgcagacgctctgccaggacgaaatgttattcaaatgagaagGCGTGTCTTgagttggactccgccgttgcaaactttttttcattgGTCGAGAGAGAGGCTCGGTGAGcaaggaagtctcgccagcTTCACTGGAGAGCTCCAGGAATGGACGACTATCAATTGTCTACTGTCACCttaacttgcgacttgagttgctcgacaacaaatCGAGATGACAAGATAGtcatccattgctggagctctccatgcaagccggtgagtccaacccaagacacgcttaggaccgccccttcatttgaataacattttgtcctgaGAGGGCGTCTACAGCATAAAATAATTACTTAATTAAGCGttcttatttattgattgatatttaattctattcatatatttatttttgtatttatttctacatttatctttatatttatttttttatataattttttatttttgtttttttactggtatttatttatggatatccataaataaataccagtaatacacacacacacacacacacacatacatacatacatacatagatttatagatatttttatttccacttaTATTACATTTCTGGGggatttaatttgaattatatttttatatctgtttttattttaacttttagtcacttatttatttatttagtcacttatttattttgaattttggcagttttgatcctccatacATTACAGTATCGAATTAACTTACAGCCGCCTCCTTCTGTAGGTGTAAAGAGCAGAATTACATCAgccattcaaaaatgtttaaaaaaaaaactagtctGTGCTAAAATACGTGCATACTTCCTGGTTCATTCTTTCAAATTTGCACTGTTCTCAATCTAAATAAGTGTGCCACTGTGTAGTGGTcaccaaataaaaatctgtgaaaTAGTTGGACTGTGAACCTTGAACCAGCAATGAAGCGGTGTTTACTATAGTAGTaaatcatgtatttattttttaagaaagaaaagaaaccgGAAAATCAACCATTGCTTCATTTTCATGGTCCAAGAAAATTGTTTTAAACTGGCCTAGAAAGAAATCTTGCACCCTTCACTTAATATTTCTACAACGCCTAATGACACTTGTGCACTTGTGGACAAGTTGGATGGTGCACTCTTCCAGAGCAAACTCCCCCGTCCGTGTTGTCTCATTCAAGTGTGCCTTGTCCAAACAGCATGTTTTGTGTTTCATCTCATTCCACAGGTGTTTAATAGGATTTAGATCAGGCACTTAATAAATATCCAATGTTTTGTTCTTATCcattcttgtgtgtttttggttGGCATTATCCTGTTGGATAAAATCAAATCAGAAGGTATTTTGGTGCGGCCCTGGGTCAGAAAGCTTGGTTTTAACCAACCGCATGCCATGGCTCCTCCAAAAGGACAATGACCACAAAATATACGGctaaaaataaccaaatttaTAGTTATTCTGAAGAGCCATGAACATGTTTTTTGTCagaaatttttgttttgtttttaattctgttgaaccacaaaaataaagcaaaacctGATTTTCTACCAATTTTCAGTACAGAAA
This window harbors:
- the LOC144039268 gene encoding ras-related and estrogen-regulated growth inhibitor codes for the protein MSASRLGSCFLCTCRPPSWLMSQGYSLLSASNSSRRRQDLLCFPSNYFCYFLFKVGGKSKLYGLSFLLVLMISDLYMGTATKRKEMVKLLILGTPNTGKTALCVRFLTKRFIGEYDHKKEVTYRCCRLVDQEAVDLEILDTASKESCALSLEASIRWADGFLLLYSITHRQSFLEVSRLKGLIDQTKQSLVLVANKADLEIGREVTTEEGQRLALDLRCSFRELSVADTVLAVEATVFQLIRRVLDQQRLVPDRRSYMLTVRHALTRKLTRSKTMQW